One genomic window of Kosmotoga olearia TBF 19.5.1 includes the following:
- a CDS encoding NUDIX domain-containing protein translates to MDNVLGKVAAFVTRKNGNEVELLLFKHPTAGIQIPGGTVEAGEDFLDAVIRETAEETGLINVEVKNLIGYKDVVLPENEFVVLNKTKVYSRPDLSSFDWAEFRRGLPVTRIREESGFTQVQIVLEYGESPEEKYVTYNITGWVPTSVLTNKIRRHYYHLICNEDTPETWEHFSDNYIFKFFWAPISKLPDIVSPQKEWLKYVFEDFKYSFE, encoded by the coding sequence ATGGATAATGTGTTAGGGAAAGTAGCTGCATTTGTTACCAGAAAAAATGGTAACGAAGTAGAATTATTGCTTTTTAAACACCCAACAGCAGGTATTCAGATACCTGGCGGAACGGTGGAAGCTGGTGAAGATTTCCTGGACGCAGTCATTAGAGAGACTGCTGAAGAAACAGGGCTGATCAATGTAGAGGTTAAGAACTTGATTGGTTACAAGGACGTTGTACTCCCTGAAAATGAATTTGTTGTCCTCAATAAAACGAAGGTGTATTCACGACCAGATCTTAGTAGTTTTGACTGGGCTGAATTTAGAAGGGGATTGCCTGTAACTCGCATCCGAGAAGAAAGTGGATTTACGCAGGTGCAGATAGTCCTGGAATACGGTGAGTCTCCGGAAGAAAAGTACGTAACGTACAATATTACTGGCTGGGTTCCCACCAGTGTTTTGACAAACAAAATCAGGCGTCATTATTATCACCTGATATGTAATGAAGATACTCCCGAAACCTGGGAACATTTCTCAGATAACTATATTTTCAAATTTTTCTGGGCACCTATATCAAAATTACCTGATATTGTGTCGCCGCAGAAAGAATGGTTGAAATACGTGTTTGAGGATTTCAAATATAGCTTTGAGTGA